From the Cucumis sativus cultivar 9930 chromosome 5, Cucumber_9930_V3, whole genome shotgun sequence genome, the window ttttgttataggttgtaaatattttaatttattttgctaattttaaaaatgttccaaACCAAcgttattgtttaattttatattaatttgagttattatagGCATGATAGAACCATGCATTCAatgtttcaaaaagaaaaaacgaataaaagagtttaaatttaaatatcaaagtttagaattttaattgatacaattgttagtttgaaattataattgaGATATCACtggtataaatttttttagaaaaaaaaaataatgataaaaaagtGTATAATACAttcatttaacaaattttgataataGATGTAAcgaataatatgaaatttagtttaatttttacattCGAATCAAATGGGTCTACAAGCATAGTTTCATTTTAAGAGAAGTAAATGCAAATTAAAgattttgcaattttatttgtgattaattgacttaaaaataataactaattcATATAGATTAGAATAACTAGATGTCAACATTAACGATCGTATATCTGTTCGTTACAATGTTATTATTTCCTATTCTCATCAACTCGTCTAGAGTAGTTTGCATctagaaaaactattttaaccTAGggattataaatattttaactattttaactattttaactCATAGAAATAGAGGAAGGAATTGGAATTTGGAAAGAGACCAAAAGtatattcttcttctctttttttctttttccaaaataaaataaaaaaagaaacaaaaacagcaatattaaaataacttatCTCTTATACTCAGAATTGCCattattttgtgtttgaagAAACTCATATACTAACAATACTATAATTTATCATTGTACAAATTTActgaagaagaacaaaaataaaaaatctaaaaatctTTATCTACCAATTTTCAAACACCAAatacccttttttttctttttctttttttatctcttttcaaaatctatcatttttaatCCATTTTGTGCCCAATCTTTGAAGGGCCtaaaaaacaccaaaaaaagagaaaagaaaagaaaaaagaacttatGAAATCCACTCTCCAAAACATTTTCAGTTCATTTGTTCACCAATCAAGTCCAAACCCACCACCAGGAATGACAAACCTTGAAAAAGcaagaaatagaaatgaaCTCCATGTTCTGACAGCAAGCTTCTAGCTGATGCAGTGAGCAATAGAAAAGCAAGAGCAAGTTCTTTTCTATACACCttgtttctcttcttctttgaagCCACTTTTTGCTTTATCTCTTCTTGGTTCATTTTACTCAACAACTCAAGCCCCGACTCTGAATGTCTCCTTAAAATCTTCTCATCGTTTGATGTTTTCGACTCTCGTTCTGCCAATGCTAAGAAGTCGGATTCCGATGATCGTCCTGTCTTTTTCGTCACTACCCATTCGTATGAACTTCCAAGCTGGAATAGCCCCGAAACCATGGCATTGAACTTTGTGACGGACATCGTGTTTTCAAACAAGAGATATGGGATCAAGAAGGGGAAGGATTTTGGGGATGGAAGAATGTTTAGGAAGGACATGAAAACTGGGATGTAGCAGATTACCCAAAGAGGCAATTCTGCTTCTGGAATAAACATTGTTAATGGAAGTATGATGCAAAACAAAGTGAATGAGTAAAATGGAAGTATGAGTTTTCTCAACAGAAAGAACAGAAATATCAAGTTGGTCTTCTTCCATATTGATATCTGCATGTAAAACATTCATTCAAATCCAAATGATTAATCGGAATTTTAACCTCGACGTGTGAGTCGGTTGTATGAAATAGTAATGTTTGAAAGTATACCTTTGAAGTAATGATAGAAGGAAGGCATAATCTGAAGAGCTGCATTGGACCAGAATGCCAACGGTGTTGCTGTTTCTTATAAGCTTCATATGATTCAGGCAATTCACAAAGCACTTTAACATCATTGAGGAAGATGAATTTCCATCCCTTCAAGTGAGCTCGAACAGCAATATCCATATCTTCCACGGTTGTTCGCTCGAGCCAGCCACCGGATTCTTCAAGTGCTTTCGTTCTCCAAACGCCTGCGGTTCCATTGAATCCAAAGAAATTCAGGAAAACTCCATTAACTTGCTGCTCCACTTCAAAGTGGAAGCACAAGTTGATGTTTTGGAGTCTTGTTAGTAAGTTTTCTTCCTTGTTAACAAACGCCCAACGAGCTTGAACAAGACCCAGCTCAGGATTTCCCTGtagaaatgtttaaaaaaacagtAAATTTCCATTTCtggttgttgaaaataaaaacttccATTGATTAAAAACTTCATCAGTACCTTGAAATGAGGGATACATAGTTTAAGGAAATCTGGATTGGGCTGGAAATCTGCATCTAAAATAGCTACAAACTCATAATCTTTAACATAATCACAAGCCATGGCGGACTTGAGATTCCCAGCTTTGTATCCAGTTCGAATCAATCTATGTCTATAAACAATGTTAACACCCTTTTCATTCCATGACAGAACTTCTTCTTTGATCAAACGCTGGAGATTTCCATCGTCTGAATCATCAAGAACTTGAATCAAAATCCGATTCCTTGGCCAATCAAGCTCACAAGCAGCAGCGATTGATTGTGCATAGACCTATTCAATGGTgttaacaaatgaaaatagatcAGATCAAGTTGGAGACTGATTgaggaataaaataaaacacctGAAGGAAATTCTAAGACCTTACCTCTCTCTCATTACACATTGGGATTTGAACAAGAACCATAGGAAAAGTTGAAGCATCTTCCAAATCATAAGCATCATCTTGAATCATGggtttgattttcttgtacTTAATCCAAAAGCACCCAAAACAGAGAACAAGACGATCGAGAGATTGaatcaagaacaaaacaacGCAGAATTTCGAAAGCATTAATACCAATGGAGCAATGTAATCAATACGAAACGCAAGCCAAGAAACATAAAACCACTGAAGAATCCCATGAACTTCAGCCTCCAATGGCTGAATCATTCCTAGATTCCACTTCTTGAAATGCGCAAcaacttcaaaaatcaaacccacaatagaaaaaacaagaaaccccTTGATGAATCTATACAACTTCCCACGGTTTTTagaatcattttcattaagaCCCGCATGTGCAATGCGTTTCTTAACAGAAGCAAAAACAGCCTTCACAGTCATAGCTAACcatgagaagaaaaacagagcTCTATGAGCTTTAAGAAGAAGAACCCATGTGAGTTGCTTAGGACTAGCAGCCTTTTGCTTTTCAGGAAGTAACAAAGATTCAGAGCCATTGATTTCCACTAAAGGGAAGCTATTATGCTTCTCAATTGTGACAACAACAGAGCTGGGAGCCATCTGGGTATGAAATGGAAGGGAAAacagagaagaaaaggaagaacacCCAGATgagaaaaagggaaatatTTTCAGTTGGAAGAAGATATAGCCattaaaagagaagaaaagagtgAATATGTAGTATTGGGAAGAGAGATCTGTGAAATGGGGGGGGgggtttaaattattaaaggGAAACTGAATCCAGAAGTTGAGGGGGACTTTCCCATGAAAGTTGACAGAACAAATTTGAGGTCAAAGGGTGTTTAGACAGACAAGAAATAGATCTCAAATTTGCTGAAGTGAGCTACtaataaaggaagaagaaaggctgttatgtatatatatatatatatatatatttaaaattatttgattttgggGATTGAAGAAATAATTTGGAAAGACAGGTCTTTGTTTTCTCCATAATACTCTGTTTCAGTTGAGTAGGGCCATTAGAGTGAGACCTACTTCAATAGAAGAGAACaattttagaacaaaatttgaacacttttttttaatgaaaatggaaagcttttttcttttttcttttttttttttaaattctaaaaagttttctaatttattaggaaaataaatggaaaaacaagaaataggaaagaaaatgaaaaaaaaaaatttttaaaaaaagctcaCTAATTTATGAGgaaaatagatgaaaaaacaatagaaatgaaagaaaatgaaacttttagAGAAAACCCCACTaatttatgaagaaaatagATGGAAAAACTTTTAGAGAAAACCccattataaacttttttaaaaaggccACTGATTTATTAGGAAAATACatggaaattaaaacaaagagaaaggtgaaaaaatgaaactctttttctattttgaaatttaaagaaaaaaaaatcaaaaccctTTTTACTTGCCAGTAATTTATGAGctttttactttcattttttaaaaaaaggcaGTAATTTAtgaggaaaagaaatgaacaaacaagaaaaaggaaagaaaatgaaaccccttttattatcttgatattttaaaagaagcCAACTAAtttatgatgaaaaaaaagaaaaaaaaaacctttattttgtattttaaaaagcCCACAAATTCATTACAGAAAAAAGTGGAAAcacaagaaagaaattaaaaacaaacaaaagagaacccatcttttattgtttttatttgttggaaattcaaaaaaaggacactaatttatttatggaaataataataataataataataagtaaacaaatttttttaaaaaaaaggtcagTATCTAATGTATGGTTGGATCCTTGCTAGCAAAGATGATATCTAGTATCTTAACTTTAATGGGTATCTCATTTCATtaactaatattattattttttcattgcttccttttttaatataatattttttatttttattatttcattgctCATCTTTGGCTGTGTGATTATGTAATTATTAAGACAGCTATGTCAGTTTTTTTgccttttaattattgttcttttctctctctctctctctatttctctCATATGACTATTAATAATAAGCATCTAAATCATACTCTCATGTGCTCTAaattcaacttcttcttccttccttcaCTCTCAATTTCCATTTAACACCTTTACttatactctttttttctaatgtcATCTCATTCATTTACATCTAATTTCTTTAATCATCAATTTAGATGCTAAGATTTGGGTTTCATATAATTCTCATTAAAACATACTAAAAAGTTAGATGACTAAGATTTCAAGTTCTATCATATATTTGATCTCACAACACTTCTTGAATCATATTTAAAGaagaatttttcattaatttgttTCCATATTATTATGCATTTATTCTTCTGATTTTTGCTATTTCCACAGAATATATCTAAAAAGTTGCACATTATTTAAAGCCcattaaaaataactttataaaattaattattcaaacgtatttttgtatattataaGACGAAATTCTAttctttaaaatcaaaatgaatatttttggattaattagttttgtgAATAAGAGAGTTTGATGATAAGGAAGCGAGACAATTGCATAGATTGATTGGCGGTGGAGGAAGGCCAATATTGGTATTTTGTGGGGTACATTTTAGAtattacttttcaaattaagtGGGTCATCAAACAAGCCcctatataataaaaataattataattaattttatttttaaaatatataaaaatttaagactAGTAGACTCTAATAGAGCGATATTGTTCCGACAAACTTTAGAAGGAATGTACGTATTGTTAAGTCTTTCTTACTTTTACTTTCATCTTCTCAAATCTCTCTCATTCAGATGTGATatccatttatttatgtttccTTCTAAACTTACAATGTCACATAGAATTTTGAAGTCTGAAACATGGTTTGAATCCTATGTCTAAGCTATTATAGTGTCattgttagatttttttactatatttgtaaatattctctaccaattttaccatttataaccatttatctttattttatgtaatgtttttattttaaatatattttatgaattttaataaaaaattaagcaaTGAGGTAATTTCacatttatcaatttttggAAGGATATGTATACTTTTGgtcaaagttttaaaagtgtactattttagttttcaaatataaataattgttcgaataatttttttaaaagagtaatttgaagttttaagttaacttttaaaaaatcatataatttaacattttaaaaaattaaaatactctgagataatttctaaaacttattttttaatctataataAACTAATGAATTGACCTTTCCAATCGTATTTTCGAAAATTCGAATACACTtcaaagttatattttaaaaatttaaagatcaaACCGTGTACATTctaaaaagattgaaaactaaaaaaattcatttaaaatccTCGAAAGATACATTTATTCTTCAGACTAAGAAGATAATTATctaagaataaattaaataatttaaaattataaaatcaagCCTACAtagtaagaaaattttgttctgataatattatttacaaagtATCTCTAAccaatcataattattttttaaatattcgaGAACCAAAAGTTCCGATTGGTTCGAGTACGAAAGTTATACGTACGTTTACCTGAGTGCAGAACGAAggttatatgtttatttaagtGCAATAGCAATGAATtaatagtaattttaaaatgcgaatctcatataattattgtttacttGTACTGTTTGCATGCATGCTAACTAATGTAGAGAATAATCAATTTGATTGTGTCTGAAAATTGCATTTTACCATTACCGTTATTGTTTTGGGTTTAGAATTTTG encodes:
- the LOC101208151 gene encoding xyloglucan glycosyltransferase 4, with the translated sequence MAPSSVVVTIEKHNSFPLVEINGSESLLLPEKQKAASPKQLTWVLLLKAHRALFFFSWLAMTVKAVFASVKKRIAHAGLNENDSKNRGKLYRFIKGFLVFSIVGLIFEVVAHFKKWNLGMIQPLEAEVHGILQWFYVSWLAFRIDYIAPLVLMLSKFCVVLFLIQSLDRLVLCFGCFWIKYKKIKPMIQDDAYDLEDASTFPMVLVQIPMCNEREVYAQSIAAACELDWPRNRILIQVLDDSDDGNLQRLIKEEVLSWNEKGVNIVYRHRLIRTGYKAGNLKSAMACDYVKDYEFVAILDADFQPNPDFLKLCIPHFKGNPELGLVQARWAFVNKEENLLTRLQNINLCFHFEVEQQVNGVFLNFFGFNGTAGVWRTKALEESGGWLERTTVEDMDIAVRAHLKGWKFIFLNDVKVLCELPESYEAYKKQQHRWHSGPMQLFRLCLPSIITSKISIWKKTNLIFLFFLLRKLILPFYSFTLFCIILPLTMFIPEAELPLWVICYIPVFMSFLNILPSPKSFPFLIPYLLFENTMSVTKFNAMVSGLFQLGSSYEWVVTKKTGRSSESDFLALAERESKTSNDEKILRRHSESGLELLSKMNQEEIKQKVASKKKRNKVYRKELALAFLLLTASARSLLSEHGVHFYFLLFQGLSFLVVGLDLIGEQMN